A portion of the Streptomyces sp. NBC_00376 genome contains these proteins:
- a CDS encoding hydroxyacid dehydrogenase: MPGSPDPADRSRVVVAVPPGLRAQFFTAEVWRELERAAELTVIDDHWDRAAVAAALPGARALITSWRAPKVDAGLLGSADRLELVAHTGSAVAPYVTEEVFRRGILVTQAGDEMARPVAEVALAFTLSLLHRIQRFDHALRGGLKWAAASEAPPRHEIHGSRIGVIGASRTGRAYIALVRAMGARVSVTDPYLSAADAEELGVERVPLETLLPQSRIVAVHAPVTEETRRMIGAGQLALMPDGAGLVNTARSWLVDEDALLAELATGRLDAAIDVFDDEPLPADHPFRALPNVLLTPHQAAGSVECRQRLGASAVDEVLRLLGGRPPVHTVTADALTRLH, from the coding sequence ATGCCTGGCTCTCCTGATCCTGCCGACCGCTCCCGGGTGGTCGTCGCCGTACCGCCGGGCCTGCGGGCCCAGTTCTTCACCGCCGAGGTGTGGCGGGAGCTGGAGCGGGCGGCCGAACTCACCGTCATCGACGACCACTGGGACCGGGCGGCGGTCGCGGCCGCGCTGCCCGGAGCCCGTGCACTGATCACCTCGTGGCGGGCGCCCAAGGTGGACGCCGGGCTCCTCGGATCGGCCGACCGGCTGGAGCTGGTGGCGCACACCGGCTCGGCGGTCGCGCCCTATGTCACCGAGGAGGTGTTCCGGCGGGGCATCCTGGTCACCCAGGCCGGTGACGAGATGGCCCGCCCGGTCGCCGAGGTGGCCCTCGCCTTCACACTCTCGCTGCTCCACCGCATCCAGCGCTTCGACCACGCCCTGCGCGGCGGGCTGAAGTGGGCGGCGGCGAGCGAGGCCCCGCCGCGCCACGAGATCCACGGCAGCCGCATCGGCGTGATCGGCGCCTCCCGCACCGGGCGCGCCTACATCGCCCTGGTGCGGGCGATGGGGGCGCGGGTGAGCGTCACCGACCCGTACCTGTCCGCCGCCGACGCCGAGGAGCTCGGCGTGGAGCGCGTACCTCTCGAAACTCTGCTCCCGCAGAGCAGGATCGTGGCCGTGCACGCACCGGTCACCGAGGAGACCCGCCGGATGATCGGCGCCGGACAGCTGGCGCTGATGCCGGACGGGGCGGGCCTGGTGAACACCGCCAGGTCATGGCTGGTCGACGAGGACGCACTCCTCGCCGAGCTGGCCACGGGCCGGCTGGACGCCGCGATCGACGTCTTCGACGACGAGCCGCTGCCCGCCGACCACCCGTTCCGTGCCCTGCCGAACGTGCTGCTCACCCCGCACCAGGCGGCGGGCAGCGTCGAGTGCCGGCAGCGCCTGGGCGCCAGCGCCGTCGACGAGGTGCTGCGGCTGCTCGGCGGGCGACCCCCGGTCCACACCGTCACCGCCGACGCCCTGACCCGCCTGCACTGA
- a CDS encoding dihydrodipicolinate synthase family protein, whose translation MSTPSLAPTPALDALAHGAVIPAHPLALHDDGSFDERRQRALTRYYLASGAGGVAVAVHTTQFEIREPEVGLFRPVLELAAETIDAEAGRPFIKVAGACGYTAQAVAEAETAAELGYDAVLLSPAVPGADEKGLLDRARAVGEVLPVIGFYLQEAVGGRYLSPHFWSSFTDLPNTAAVKIAPFDRYRTADVVRAVAAADRADEVALYTGNDDDIIGDLLTPYETAGGGPRWFAGGLLGQWAVWTGSAVTLLDDVRRARGGDHEAMVRCLARRPELTDANSAVFDVRGAFRGCIAGVHEVLRRQGLLANIRCLDPAETLSPGQAEEISRVAAAYPWLTDDAFVAEHLDAWLS comes from the coding sequence ATGTCCACTCCCTCCCTCGCGCCGACCCCTGCCCTGGACGCGCTCGCCCACGGTGCGGTGATCCCCGCGCACCCGCTCGCCCTGCACGACGACGGCTCCTTCGACGAGCGCCGGCAGCGTGCGCTGACCCGCTACTACCTCGCCTCGGGCGCGGGCGGCGTCGCCGTCGCCGTGCACACCACCCAGTTCGAGATCCGCGAACCGGAGGTCGGCCTGTTCCGGCCGGTCCTGGAGCTCGCCGCCGAGACGATCGACGCCGAGGCCGGCCGGCCGTTCATCAAGGTCGCCGGTGCCTGCGGCTACACGGCGCAGGCCGTCGCCGAGGCCGAGACCGCCGCCGAGCTCGGTTACGACGCGGTGCTGCTCAGCCCGGCCGTGCCCGGCGCGGACGAGAAGGGCCTGCTGGACCGGGCGCGGGCGGTCGGCGAGGTGCTGCCGGTGATCGGCTTCTACCTCCAGGAGGCGGTCGGCGGACGCTACCTCTCGCCGCACTTCTGGTCCTCGTTCACCGATCTGCCCAACACGGCCGCGGTGAAGATCGCCCCGTTCGACCGCTACCGCACCGCCGATGTCGTACGGGCCGTGGCCGCCGCCGACCGGGCCGACGAGGTGGCGCTGTACACCGGCAACGACGACGACATCATCGGTGATCTGCTCACCCCGTACGAGACTGCGGGCGGCGGGCCGCGCTGGTTCGCGGGCGGGCTCCTCGGCCAGTGGGCCGTGTGGACCGGCTCCGCGGTGACCCTCCTCGACGACGTCCGCAGGGCGCGCGGCGGGGACCACGAGGCGATGGTGCGCTGCCTGGCCCGGCGCCCCGAACTGACCGACGCCAACAGCGCGGTCTTCGATGTGCGCGGCGCGTTCCGCGGCTGCATCGCCGGGGTCCACGAAGTGCTGCGCCGCCAGGGCCTGCTGGCGAACATCCGGTGCCTGGACCCGGCCGAGACGCTCTCCCCCGGACAGGCCGAGGAGATCAGCCGGGTGGCCGCGGCCTACCCTTGGCTGACCGATGACGCCTTCGTTGCGGAGCACCTCGATGCCTGGCTCTCCTGA
- a CDS encoding NAD-dependent epimerase/dehydratase family protein — protein sequence MFTDEAALEERLATPSPALVADLGRLEGDLLVLGAGGKMGPSLCRLARRALDAAGREDVTVYAVSRWSDRSAADELEAAGVSTVAFDLMDPAADLAELPDAGNVVFMVGAKFGSAGAPSHAWAVNAAMPDRVARRWSGARIAAFSTGNVYPLVPVSSGGCTESDPVGPVGEYAMSCLGRERIFGHAALTRGTRVANIRLNYAVDLRYGVLADIAYRVRAGEPVDVTTGHANVVWQGYANEVALRSLLHATDGEAFTLNLTGPETASVRRIARWFGEEFGKEPVFAGEEAPTALLSDASRCHALFGYPDVALRTLVEWQADWLRRGLPLSGKPTKFQVRDGRF from the coding sequence ATGTTCACCGATGAGGCCGCGCTCGAAGAGCGGCTCGCCACCCCCTCCCCCGCGCTCGTCGCCGATCTCGGCCGTCTCGAAGGCGATCTACTGGTGCTCGGCGCCGGCGGCAAGATGGGCCCCAGCCTGTGCCGGCTGGCCCGCCGCGCGCTGGACGCCGCGGGCCGCGAGGACGTGACCGTGTACGCGGTCTCCCGCTGGTCCGACAGGTCCGCCGCCGACGAGCTGGAGGCCGCCGGGGTCTCCACCGTGGCCTTCGACCTGATGGACCCGGCCGCCGACCTGGCCGAACTGCCGGACGCCGGGAACGTCGTCTTCATGGTCGGCGCCAAGTTCGGCTCCGCCGGGGCCCCTTCGCACGCCTGGGCGGTGAACGCCGCGATGCCGGACCGGGTGGCGCGCCGCTGGTCGGGGGCGCGGATCGCCGCGTTCTCCACCGGCAACGTGTACCCGCTGGTGCCGGTCTCCTCCGGCGGCTGCACCGAGAGCGACCCGGTCGGCCCGGTCGGCGAGTACGCCATGTCGTGCCTGGGCCGGGAGCGGATCTTCGGCCACGCGGCGCTGACCCGTGGCACCAGGGTCGCCAACATCCGCCTCAACTACGCGGTCGACCTGCGCTACGGCGTCCTCGCCGACATCGCCTACCGGGTGCGGGCGGGGGAGCCCGTCGATGTGACGACCGGTCACGCCAATGTGGTGTGGCAGGGGTACGCCAACGAGGTCGCGCTGCGTTCGCTGCTGCACGCCACCGACGGCGAGGCGTTCACCCTCAACCTCACCGGCCCCGAGACCGCTTCGGTGCGCCGCATCGCCCGGTGGTTCGGCGAGGAGTTCGGCAAGGAGCCGGTCTTCGCCGGCGAGGAGGCGCCCACCGCGCTGCTCTCCGACGCGAGCCGCTGCCACGCGCTGTTCGGGTACCCGGACGTCGCGCTGCGCACCCTCGTCGAGTGGCAGGCCGACTGGCTGCGCCGCGGGCTGCCGCTGTCCGGCAAGCCCACCAAGTTCCAGGTCCGTGACGGAAGGTTCTGA